From a region of the Toxotes jaculatrix isolate fToxJac2 chromosome 7, fToxJac2.pri, whole genome shotgun sequence genome:
- the LOC121184315 gene encoding phospholipase A2, minor isoenzyme-like — translation MNLTAPLLLLLLTACMVSGALLPKALWQFGKMIQCTQPGANPMVYNNYGCWCGFGGKGTPRDEVDMCCKVHDKCYETSRKTPGCTAIADLPYILVYDYTCSNQQVACSATNNKCQAAVCECDRVASECFARATYNPENKNLDPKVHCVN, via the exons ATGAACCTAACAGctcctcttctgctgctgcttctcactG CTTGTATGGTCAGCGGTGCTCTGCTGCCAAAGGCCTTATGGCAGTTTGGGAAGATGATCCAGTGCACCCAGCCTGGTGCTAACCCTATGGTCTACAACAATTACGGCTGCTGGTGCGGCTTCGGGGGGAAGGGAACCCCTCGAGACGAAGTGGACAT GTGCTGTAAAGTTCATGATAAATGCTatgaaacaagcagaaaaactCCTGGGTGCACAGCCATCGCTGACCTTCCCTACATTCTTGTTTATGACTACACCTGCTCAAATCAACAAGTGGCCTGTTCAG ctaCCAACAACAAGTGccaggctgctgtgtgtgagtgtgaccgGGTGGCGTCTGAATGCTTCGCTCGGGCCACGTACAACCCTGAAAACAAGAACCTGGATCCCAAAGTCCACTGCGTCAACTGA
- the prkab1b gene encoding 5'-AMP-activated protein kinase subunit beta-1b has protein sequence MGNSSSDRSSGSQGERSYRDGQQGGKEARPNILMDSTEDADLFQREDPKAPQEIQEFLAWQQDLESESKSPTQARPTVFRWSGVAKEVFVSGSFNNWATKIPLNKSQKNFVAIVDLPEGEHQYKFCVDGQWTLDPTGAVMTSKTGTVNNVIQVKRTDFEVFDALRIDSQDSADISDLSSSPPGPYQQDAYVTKSEDKLKHPPILPPHLLQVLLNKDTGVSCDPTLLPEPNHVMLNHLYALSIKDGVMVLSATHRYKKKYVTTLLYKPI, from the exons ATGGGGAACAGCAGCAGCGACAGGTCCAGTGGGAGTCAGGGTGAGAGGTCGTACAGAGATGGACAGcaaggagggaaggaggcaCGTCCCAACATCCTGATGGACAGCACAGAGGACGCAGATCTTTTCCAGAGAGAAGATCCAAAG GCTCCACAGGAAATACAGGAATTTCTGGCCTGGCAGCAGGACCTGGAGAGTGAGAGCAAAAGTCCAACACAGGCCAGACCGACTGTGTTCAGATGGTCGGGGGTCGCCAAAGAAGTCTTTGTGTCCGGCTCTTTTAACAACTGGGCCACCAAGATCCCACTCAACAAAAG TCAGAAAAACTTTGTGGCTATTGTGGACCTGCCGGAGGGAGAGCACCAGTACAAGTTTTGCGTAGATGGTCAGTGGACTTTGGATCCGACTGGG GCCGTAATGACGTCTAAGACTGGAACAGTCAATAACGTTATCCAGGTGAAGAGAACTGACTTTGAAGTCTTTGATGCCCTCAGGATCGACTCACAGGATTCTGCTGACATCTCAG ACTTGTCCAGTTCCCCCCCCGGCCCCTACCAACAGGACGCTTATGTGACCAAATCAGAAGACAAGCTCAAACACCCTCCTATCTTACCTCCCCACCTGCTGCAAGTGCTGCTCAACAAGGACACAGGTGTCTCT TGTGACCCGACGCTGCTTCCAGAGCCCAACCATGTGATGCTCAATCACCTGTATGCCCTCTCCATCAAG GATGGGGTGATGGTTCTCAGTgcgacacacagatacaaaaagAAGTATGTGACCACTCTTCTGTACAAGCCAATATAA
- the LOC121184870 gene encoding transmembrane protein 233 has protein sequence MNTTRGSSDLVKSGEAQEIPPLKNYLCLTMFTCFCPAWPINIVALVFSVLARKSYEEQDYDGSKRLGRKALHLGIVSFVIGLMIITAFTIVHFTTHVV, from the exons ATGAACACCACCAGAGGAAGCTCTGACCTTGTGAAGAGCGGGGAGGCTCAGGAAATCCCTCCTCTGAAGAACTACCTCTGTCTCACTATGTTCACCTGTTTCTGCCCGGCATGGCCCATCAATATTGTGGCTCTGGTTTTCTCAGTGCTG GCCCGAAAGAGCTATGAGGAGCAGGACTACGATGGCTCCAAGCGGCTCGGTCGGAAAGCTCTCCACCTGGGGATCGTTTCCTTCGTCATCGGTCTCATGATCATCACTGCATTTACCATTGTGCACTTCACTACG CATGTGGTCTGA